The Oscillatoria salina IIICB1 genome contains the following window.
AGAAAAATCTTTGCGATCGCATTTAGCGGAGGTTGTTAAGCTGGAAACTGACAATCAAGGTTATAGTATCGCTACAATTCGCTTTCCAGAGATCAACGTCGAGAACGATATCCCTAGTTTATTAACAGCTATATTCGGCAAATATTCAATGGCAGGGGCAGGAAAAGTCATTTCAGTTCGTTTGCCTCAAAATTACGGTACGCGTCCCAAATTCGGTATTAGCGGCGTTAGAGAGCAATTGTCAGTGGAATCTCGCCCTTTGGTAATGGCAATTTTTAAGCCAGCTTTGGGGCTTTCGGCTGAAGATCATGGCGAGATTTTTGCTCAAGTTGCTCGTGCGGGTTTAGATATTATTAAAGATGATGAAATTTTAGGTGATTTAGAAGTAGCACCAACACGCCAACGTTTAGCAGCTTGTCGGCGAGTTATCGAGGAAGTAAAAGACAAAACTGGGCGAACTGTTCTCTATGCGGTTAATGTTACTGGAAAAGCAGATCGGTTAATTGAAAAAGCGCGTTTATTAGTTAAAGAAGGCGCAAATGCACTATTACTAAATGTCCTAACTTATGGCTTTTCTGTATTAGAAGCATTAGCTACAGATCCAGAAATTAATGTACCTATTTTCGCACATCCTGCCTTTGCTGGGGCGATGTGTGCGGCTGGAGATACAGGATTAAGTTATTCTGTGGTTTTAGGGACATTAATGGCGTATGCTGGGGCTGATGCAGTGTTGTATCCCGCCCACTATGGTAGTTTACCATTCGATCCCGGGGAAGAAGCAAAAATTAGAGACGAATTGCGATCGCGCAACGTTTTTCCTGTCCCCAGTGCGGGAATACATCCTGGGATTGTCCCCCAAGCTTTAACTGATTACGGCACGGATGTTATCCTCAATGCAGGAACCGGAATTATGGATCATCCCGACAGCCCCGCTAGTGGTGTTAAAGCCTTTTTTGCAGCTTGGGAAAGAGTTAAGAATAAGCAATCTTTTGAGTTAGAAAGTTTACCTGAAGGAGCTTTAAAACAAGCTATTGCTAAATGGGGTAAGAAATAAAAAGTAATTTTTGTATTCTCGCTCAAAATTGTAGTTTAATTATTTAGTGAATCTTGTAAAATTAGAGTTTCATTGATAAATTGAGGTTGAAAATTGCAGTTACCAGTCGAACAAAATTTACCTAAAAAAGCAGTTTACTGCGACTTTGACGGGACAATTACAGCCGTGGAAACATTTGCGGGAATGTTAAAAGAATTTGCACCGGAAATGTCAGCAAAAATCATGCCCCAATTGTATGAAAGAAAGCTAACATTAAGAGTAGGCGTGCGACAAATGTTAGAATCGATTCCAGCAAGACAATATCAAGCAGTAATTGACTATGCTAACGATAAACCAATTCGTCCTGGTTTAACTGAATTAGTCGATTTTCTTGACAGTAAAAACATTCCTTTTTATGTGGTTTCTGGTGGTTTACGCGATATGGTAATTCGCGTTTTAAGTAGGGAAAATGAAGCGAGAAAACCATTAATTAGTCGAGTTGCAGGTATAGCTGCGGTAGATGTGGATAACAACGGAGAATACTTGCAAGTAGCTTCAGAATTTGAAGCAGACACAGAATTAGTTGCAAAAGTGCGCGTAATGGAGAAATACCCGGCAAAAGAGAAAATCGCGATCGGCGATTCGATTACCGATTTTAACATGGCATTAAAAGCAGATCTAGTCTTTGCGCGCGATCGCCTGATAGAATATCTCGAATCTGAAGGTAAACCTTACCTACCCTGGAATAACTTTTTCGATATCCGCGACACTCTCGCACAAAAATGGCAATAAATACAGATCCACGCAATACCATAATTAATGCCGCCAGTCAATTCTATCAACTAGGTTGGATGGTAGGAACGGCAGGCAATCTTTCCGCAAAAATGCCCGATAATAGTTTTTGGATTACCGCATCTGGAAAAAATAAAGGACAATTAAGCGAACAAGATTTCGTGCGAATTGCTGCTCATGGCGAGATGATAGAATCAGCTCATCCAGAAAATCGTCCTTCTGCTGAAACCAGCATCCATCAAGCAATTTACTCCTTATTTCCTGATGCAAAAGCTTGCTATCACGTTCACTCAATTGAAGCAAATCTAGTTTCTAATTTTACCCAAGCAGAGAGTTTAGATTTGCCACCGTTAGAAATGTTAAAAGGATTGGGAATTTGGGTAGAAAATCCTCAAGTTAGTATCTCTTTATTCGAGAATCATTTATCAGTCCCAAAAATTGCCGCAGAAATCGAAACTCGCTTGCAAAATGCACCTCCAGAGATACCCGCGCTTCTCATCCGCAACCACGGTGTTACGGTTTGGGGCAATTCACCCACAGCCGCACAAAATCACTTAGAAATTGTAGAATATATCTTTCGCTATCTCGTCGCAGCGCGTTGACAGTGAGCAGTTAACAGTTACCAGTTACCAGTTACCAATTGGGATAAGAGATAATTAGAAGATGAGAAATAACCAGGAATTGGAAGACTGAGGAGAATTGTAGAGTAAACTGCTAACTTTTTACTGTTCACGGAGAAATACAGTTACGTGGTAGCTGTGGGTACTTGCTAACTGATAACTGATAACTGATAACAGCTTGTGGCACAATGAACAGGGTGAATAACTAAACAATTATTTTTTATGAGTAAATTTGTCTTTGTAACAGGTGGCGTAGTTTCGAGTATCGGTAAAGGTATTGTCGCGGCTAGTTTGGGAAGACTGCTGAAGTCGCGAGATTATTCAGTGTCGATTTTGAAACTAGATCCTTATATTAACGTCGATCCAGGAACGATGAGTCCTTTTCAACATGGAGAGGTATTTGTCACAGAAGATGGTGCGGAAACTGACTTAGACTTGGGACATTACGAACGTTTCACCGATACCTCGATGTCTCGCTTGAATAGCGTGACTCAAGGTTCAATTTATCAAGCAGTGTTAAATAAAGAACGTCGTGGCGATTACCAAGGCGGTACAGTACAGGTAATTCCCCATATTACCAATGAAATCAAAGAACGGATTCATCGAGTTGCGAGAAATACGAATCCTGATGTCGTCATTACTGAAATTGGTGGAACCGTTGGCGATATTGAGTCACAGCCATTTTTAGAAGCAATCAGACAATTCCGGAAAGACGTAGGTAGGGCAAACGTATTGTACATCCACGTGACCCTAATTCCTTGGATTCCCTCAGCCGGGGAGATGAAAACTAAGCCAACTCAACATTCCGTGAAAGAATTGCGTTCAATTGGGATACAACCAGATGTGTTAGTATGTCGAAGCGATCGCCCTTTACAACCGGGAATCAAGGAAAAACTGTCCGAGTTTTGTGACGTACCTACAGAATCAGTGATAACCGCCCAAGATGCT
Protein-coding sequences here:
- a CDS encoding RuBisCO large subunit C-terminal-like domain-containing protein, whose amino-acid sequence is MTIEIDYRFPPGIDAAKQAKIIAIGQTAGTWDARFAHREKSLRSHLAEVVKLETDNQGYSIATIRFPEINVENDIPSLLTAIFGKYSMAGAGKVISVRLPQNYGTRPKFGISGVREQLSVESRPLVMAIFKPALGLSAEDHGEIFAQVARAGLDIIKDDEILGDLEVAPTRQRLAACRRVIEEVKDKTGRTVLYAVNVTGKADRLIEKARLLVKEGANALLLNVLTYGFSVLEALATDPEINVPIFAHPAFAGAMCAAGDTGLSYSVVLGTLMAYAGADAVLYPAHYGSLPFDPGEEAKIRDELRSRNVFPVPSAGIHPGIVPQALTDYGTDVILNAGTGIMDHPDSPASGVKAFFAAWERVKNKQSFELESLPEGALKQAIAKWGKK
- a CDS encoding HAD-IB family phosphatase, yielding MQLPVEQNLPKKAVYCDFDGTITAVETFAGMLKEFAPEMSAKIMPQLYERKLTLRVGVRQMLESIPARQYQAVIDYANDKPIRPGLTELVDFLDSKNIPFYVVSGGLRDMVIRVLSRENEARKPLISRVAGIAAVDVDNNGEYLQVASEFEADTELVAKVRVMEKYPAKEKIAIGDSITDFNMALKADLVFARDRLIEYLESEGKPYLPWNNFFDIRDTLAQKWQ
- the mtnB gene encoding methylthioribulose 1-phosphate dehydratase, whose product is MNTDPRNTIINAASQFYQLGWMVGTAGNLSAKMPDNSFWITASGKNKGQLSEQDFVRIAAHGEMIESAHPENRPSAETSIHQAIYSLFPDAKACYHVHSIEANLVSNFTQAESLDLPPLEMLKGLGIWVENPQVSISLFENHLSVPKIAAEIETRLQNAPPEIPALLIRNHGVTVWGNSPTAAQNHLEIVEYIFRYLVAAR